A region of the Phaseolus vulgaris cultivar G19833 chromosome 11, P. vulgaris v2.0, whole genome shotgun sequence genome:
gatttttcaaggaaaacctggatttatgtattgaaaagcaaggatgaggtatttcactgctttaaaatatttaaagcatttgttgaaagagagagTGACAGACAAATCaagatggtgcgtagtgatggaggaggtgagtacaagtctaatgaattcaagaggcactgtgaagaacttgggttgcaacataacataacttgcccctacacacctcaacacaatagagttgctgagagaaagaatagaacaatcatggacatggtgaggagcatgcttaaagcgaaaggtatgccaaattatttttgggttgaggccgtaacatgtgcggtatatttgataaacagatcacccacttggagtgttcctaacacaactccgattgaggcatggagCGGAATCAAACCAAATGTGCAACACTTGAAAGTATTTGGGTCCATTACTTATGCCCATGTCCCTAAGACAacaagatcgaagttggatgataaggcagtgaaGACTATTCTCATTGGTTATAAAAATGGAGGATACAAACTGTAtaatccaatgacaaagaaggtgattattagtcgtgatgttacatttgccgaagatgaggaatgacaatggaatgcaacaactgaaatggattcgaaaaaacgatatatttatgttttgaacgatgatgtggaagatcgagtcactcttgaagcacctaCAGTTCAACATGAAGCTGTAGTTCAACCTGAAGCTGTAATTCAACCAATCAGAagctatgaatgaagaattgatggcgattgagaaaaacaatatcatgactcaaattgagaagattgttccaaatcagaattaagggaggatgttggttattaattcagattttattattattaattcaaatttattacccttaaactattttaccgttatattgcattaatggtcaatttacaggcctgttagtattcctagtttatagcttccagtaattgtaattattatatatatgattgagtaaatcaaaatgaataagatcagttttgcaattttgtgcaattacgttcaatcagttgctataaccttttgtcttttcttattTCCTTCCATTAGTTCCTACACTCTACACCACTTGTAACCGGCACACGGAGCATGTCATTTGCTTCTCTAGTCATCATCTAGCCATCTGTTAATGTAATTCGTGTGTAATACACAATCACATTCAAGCTCTCTCCCTCTCCCACCTCTTCTAGACATATAGCACACTCTTCCTATCTCGCCGTCTCCACCACCACCGTTAGAGATTTCAACTTCATGGAATTTGACGACACTCGCTCGTGGATGGTGCGGAACTCGGAGTTCGACAAGGAGTGCTATTAGAAGTAGAAAAACACAGATCCaatgaagaaaaaggcagtgaagaggatgaagaagatgTAGGCAACACTCGAAGTGAACACAAGACGAATGAACACTTCCTAAGGCCACTTGCGACGAGGAAGCGTTTGTGACGTAATTAGTGCGAGGGAGATGAGGCATAAACGTGGACATTGGAATGTCCTCGTTCAATAGCAACAATCTAACGgtaagagaaaatatttttttttcaagtatgAGGTTAGAtagcttgattaaaaataattaaagttttgttttgcatatatttttttttatatatctatGTAAATGTATAAGAATGTCTAAGCAAAGTTTTTCCTTTTTTGACTGGTGTCTGGATCCTCTGGTTTGTATGTATTCGATTAAACATAAGTGATTTATTTAAGTTGGTTAAACTGTATTTGTTTTAGAAGGAATTTAGTGGCAAACTTATGGAAAAAGAGGTTGTTCGTTTTGTGCGATTTTGTACATAGGTTGGATCACAGGTGAttcgtatttatttattttttattattgattaaaaaaactaaCTCATTTAAATgattaacataaaatatttttttagtactttaaattcaatttttcatATTCTTCTTCTCTCAATGTCACTGTCACTGACTCCACCTATCCACACCTCTTGTAGCAACACCATCATACGGGGCACGACACCTACTTCTCCAGCCACCTCTCCACACCTCTCGCAGCAGCACCGTCACACGGGCCGTGACACCTGCTTCTCTAGCCACCTATTAATGCAATCTGCATGGAACACATGTCTGCTATACACAATCATCTTCACCTCCTCTCCCTCTCCTACCTCTTCCACACATATAGCGCACTCCCCCTGCCTCGTCGTCTCCGCCACCACAGCCAGAAACTTTGACGACACCGAATCCAACGACACTCGCTCACGAATGGTGTCAGACTCGGAGTTTGACGAGGAGGAGGAATGATTTTGGTAGTAGAGAAACATGAATCCTTTGAAGAAGAAAGCGGtgaagaggatgaggaagacgTAGGCAACTCTCGAAGTGAACATCGGACAAATGGACACTTCCAGAGGACTTCCTAAGGACACTTGTAGCAAGGAAGCGTGTATGGCGTGATTAAAGTGAGGGAGAGGAGGCATAAACATGGATATTGGAACTTCCTCGTTCAATAGTGACAATCTACGGTAAGAGAAATCCATTTTTTAACTATGAGGATTGTAATaaggcttgattaaaaataattaaagttttaatttgcacatatttttcttatatatatctAAATGTATAAGAATATGTTATCAAAGTTTGTCCTTCTCTGACTGAGGTCTAGATCCCCTGATTTATATGTATTCGATTAAACATAACTGATTTATTTAGGTTGGTCAGACTGTAATTTTTCTAGTAGGAAATTAGCGGCAAACTTCTAGAAGGAGGGATTGTTCATTTTGTGCGATTTTGTACAAAGGTTGGATTACCCTTAAAGTGGTtcttatctattttttatttattattgattagaAAAACTATATcctataaataattaaaataaaatatttttatacattaaattcaacttttcatattttcattctCCATCTCTCAATGTCACTGACTCCACCTCTCCACACTCTCGCAGTAGCACCGTCACACGGGGCACGTCACCTGTTTCTCCAACAACCTGTTAATGCAATCTGCGTGGAACACGTGTCTGCAATACACAATCATCTTCATGACCTCTCCCTTTCCAACCTCTTCCAGACAGATAGTGCACTCCCCCTGATTGTTGTCTCCGCTACCACCGCTAGAGACTTCAACGCCATCTGACAAGACTCACTCGCGGATGGCGCCGGGCTCGAAGTCTAACGAGGAGAAGTGCTTTTGGAAGTAGAGAAACACGAATCCGATGAAAAAGAAGGCGGTGAAGAGGATGACGAAGACGTAGGCAACGCTTTAAATGAACATCATACGAATGGACACTTCTATAGGACTTCCTAAGGAAACTTGCGACGAGGAAGCATTTGAGACGTGATTAGCGTGAGGGAGCGGAGCCATGAACGTGGACATTGGAACGTCCTCGTTTAATAACaaaaatccattttttttaacaatgagGATTGTTAGAAGActtgattaaaattaattaaagtattTATTTGCATTTATTTTTCCTATTTATCTATGTAAATGTATAAGAATATGTTATCAAAGATTGTCCTTCTCTGAGTGGTGTCTAGATCCCTTGGTTTGTATGTATTTGATTAAACATAAGTGATTTATTTAGGTTGGTCAGGCGGTATTTGTTCTAATAGGAAGTTGGCGGTAAACTTCTGGAAGTAGAGGTTGTTCGTTCTGTGCGATTTTGTACATAAGTTGGATCACCCTTAAATtggttcttatttatttattttttattgttgattaaaAACAACTAACTcctttaaatgattaaaataaaatattttttaagacactaaattaaatttttcataTTCTCCTTCTCCTTTTCTTTATGTCACCAACTCCACCTCTCCACACATCTCGCAACAACACAGTCACATATGGCACTCCCCCTGCCTCGCCGTCTCCGCCACCACCGCTAGAGACTTGGATGCCATCGAATTCGACGACACTCGCTCGCGGATGGTGCGGGACTCAGAGTCCCATGAGGAGGAGTGCTTTTGAAAGTATAGAAACACGAATCCGATGAAAAAGAAGGCGGCGAAGAGGATAAGGAAGACGTAGGTAACAGTCGAAATGAACATCAGACGAATGAACACTTCCAGAAGACTTCCTAAGGATACTTGGGACGAGGAAGCGTTTGTGGCATGATTAGTGTGAGGGAGAGGAGGCATGGACGTGGACATCGGAACGTTCTTGTTTAATAGCAGTAATCTACGATAAGAGAAAtccaatttttttaactatgaaaattgttagaaggcttgattaaaaGAATTAAAGTTTTGACTTGCATCtatttttcctatatatgtatgtaaatgtataacAATATCTTTATCAAAGTTTTTCCTTCTCTGACTAGTGTCTAGATCCCTTGGTTTGTATCTATTCGATTAAACATAAGTGATTTAAGTAGGTTCGTAAGACTGTATTTGTTCTATTAGGAAATTAGTGGCAAAATTCTGAAAGGATGGGTTGTTCTTTTTGTGCAATTTTGTACATAGGTTGGATCACACTATAGTGGttcttatttctttattttttattgttgattaaaaaaactaactactttaaatgattaaaataaaatatttttttaatacattaaattcaatttttcatATTCTCCTTCCCCTTCTTTCAATGTCATCGACTCTACCTCTCCACACAACTCGTAGCAGCACCGTCATACGGGGCACATCACCTGCTTCTCTAGTCACCTGTCAATGCAATTCGCGAGGAACACGTGCCTGCAATACACAATGGTTTTCACTGCCTCTCCCTCTCCCACCTCTTCCAGACATATAACGCACTCCCCTTGCAGCGCTGTCTCCGCCACCACCATCAGAGACTTCGACGCCACGAAATTCGATGAAACACACTTGTGGATGGCACGAGACTCAGATTTCCACGAGGAGGAGTGCTTTTGGAAGTATAAAAACACAAATCCAATGAAGAAAAAGGCGACGAAGAGGATAAGGAAGATGTAGGCAACGCTCGAAATGAACATCGGACGAATGGACACTTCCAGAGGACTTCTTAAGGATACTTGCGGCGAGGAAGCGTTTGTGGCATGACTAGCGTGAGGGAGATGAGGCATGGACGTGGACATTAGAACGTTCTCGTTTAAGAGCAGTAATCTACGGTAAGAGAAAtccaatttttttaactatggggttgttagaaggcttgattaaaagaattaaagttttgatttgcatttattttttctatatatgtatgtaaatgcaTAACAATATATGTACGTAAATGCATAACAATATCTTTATGAAAATTTTTCCTTCTTCGAATGGTGTCTAGATCCCCTGGTTTGTATGTATTTGATTAAACATAAGTGATTTATTAAGGTAGGTTAGAGTGTATTTGTTCTAGTAGGAAGTTAGCGGTAAACTTCTGGACGTAAGGTTGTTCGTTCTGTGCGATTTTGTACATAGGTTGGATCACCCTAAAGTGGTtctaatttctttattttttattgttaattaaaaaaactaactactttaaattattaatataaaatatatttttaatacattaaattcaatttttcatattctccttcaccttctttCAATGTCATCGACTCCACCTCTTCATACAACTCGTAGCAACACTGTCACACGGGGCAcgtcacctgcttctccagccACCTGTCAATGCAATCCGCGTGGAACACGTGCCTGCACTACACAATAGTCTTCACCGCCTCTCCCTCTCCCACCTCCTCCAAACATATAGCACACTCCCTTTGCCTCGCCGTCTCTGCAACCACCGCCAAAGACTTCGATGCCACGGAATCCAACGACACTCGTTTGCGGATGGCACATAACTCGAAGTTCGACGAGGAGGAATGCTTTTGGAAGTGGAGAAACACAAATCCGATCAAGAAGAAGGCGGTGAAGAGGATGAGGAATACTAGGAAGCACTCGAAGTGAACATCGAACGAATGGACACTTCCAGAAGACTTCTTAAGGACACTTACAACAAGGAAGCGTTTATGGCATGATTAGCGTGAGGGAGAGGAGGCATGGACGTGGACATTGGAACGTCCTCGTTTAAGAGCAATAATCTAAGGTAAGagaaatccaatttttttttaactatgagGGTTGTTAGAATGCTTGATTAAAACTAATTAGTTTTGATTtgcatatatttttcttatatatgtatgtaaatgtaaaagaatatattataaaaaaatttccttCTCTGACTGGTGTCTAGATCCCCCGGTTTGTCTGTATTCGATTAAACATAAGTGATTTATTTAGGTTGGTCAAACTAATTTGTTTTAGTAGAAAGTTAGCAGTAAACTTCTGGACGTAAGGATTGTTCGTTCTGTGCGATTTTGTACATAGGTTGGATCATAAAGTGGttcttatttctttatttttttattgttgattaaaaaaaactaactactttaaattattaaaataaattattttaatacatttaattcaatttttcatATTCTCCTTCCCCTTCTTTCAATGTCACCGATTCCACCTCTCCACACAACTCATAGCAGCACCATCACACGGAGCACGTCACCTGCTACTATAGTCACCTGTCAATTCAATCTGCGTGGAACACATGCCTGCAATACACAATAGTCTTCACCGCCTCTCCCTCTCCCACCTCCTCCAGACATATAGCGCACTCCCCTTGCCTTGTCGTTTCTGCCACCATGGCCAGAGACTTCGACTCCACGGAATCCGGCGACACTTGCACGCGGACGACACAGGTCTCGAAGTCTGACGAGGAGGAGTGCTTTTGGAAGTATAGAAACATGAATCCGATGAAGAAGAAGGCGGTGAAAATGATAAGGAAGACTAGGAAACACTCGAAGTGAACAACGGACGAATGGCAACTTCCAGAAGACTTCTTAAAGACACTTGCGGCGAGGAAGCGTTTGTGACATGATTAGCGCGAGGGAGATGAGGCATGAACGTAGACATTGGAACGTTCTCGTTTAAGAGCAGTAATCTACGGTAAGAGAAATCCAATTTTGTTAACTATGAGGGTTGTTAGAAGGCtttattaaaagaattaaagttttgatttgcatttattttttctatatatgtatgtaaatgcaTAACAATATCTTTATCAAAGTTTTTCCTTCTCCGACTGGTGTCTAGATCCCATGGTTTGTATGTATTTGGTTAAACATAAGTGATTTATTTAGGTTGGTTAGACTGTATTTGTTCTACTACGAAGTTAGCGGTAAACTTCAGAACGTAAGGTTGTTCGTTCTGTGCGATTTTGTACATAGGTTGGATCACCCTAAAGTGAtttgaatttcattattttttattgttaattaaaaaaactaactactttaaattattaatataaaatatatttttaatacattaaattCAAGTTTTCATATTCTCCTTCCCCTTCTTTCAATGTCACCGATTCCACCTCTTCAAACAACTTGTAGCAACACCGTCACACGTGGCACGTCACCTGCTTCTCTAGCCACCTGTCAATGCAATCCGCGTGGAACATGTGCCTGCACTACACAATAGTCTTCACCGCCTATTCCTCTCCCACCTCCTCCAAACATATAGCGCACTCCCCTTGCCTCGCCGTCTCTGTAACCACCGCCAGAGACTTCCACGCCACGGAATCCAACGACACTCGTTTGCGGATGGCACGTTACTCGAAGTTCGACGAGGAGGAATGCTTTTGGAAGTGGAGAAACAAGAATccgatgaagaagaagacgatgaagaggatgaggaagactAGGAAACACTCGAAGTGAACATCAGACGAATGGACACTTCCAGAAGACTTCTTAAGGACATTTACAACAAGGAAGCGTTTATGGCATTATTAGCGTGAGGGAGAGGAGGCATGGACGTGGAAATTGGAACGTCCTCGTTTAAGAGCAATAATCTATGGTAAGAGaaatccaaatttttttaaCTACGAGGGTTGTTAGAATGCTTGATTAAAACTAATTAGTTTTGATTtgcatatatttttcttatatatgtatgtaaatgtaaaagaatatattataaaaaaatttccttCTTTGACTGGTGTCTAGTTCCCCTGGTTTGTATGTATTCGATTAAACATAAGTGATTTATTTAGGTTGGTCAGACTGAATTTGTTCTAGTAGAAAGTTAGCGGTAAACTTCTGGATGTAAGGATTGTTCGTTCTGTGCGATTTTGTACATAGGTTGGATCATAAAGTGGttcttatttctttatttttattgttgattagAAAAACTAACTactttaaatgattaaaataaattttttaatacatttaattcaatttttcatATTCTCCTTCTCCTTTCTTGAATGTCACCGTTTCCACCTCTCCACACAACTCATAGCATCACCGTCACACGAAGCATGTCACCTGCTACTATAGTCACCTGTCAATTCAATCCGCGTGGAACACGTGCCTGCAATACATAATAGTCTTCACCGCCTCTCCCTCTCCCACCTCTTCCAGACATATAGCGCATTCCCCTTGCCTTGTCGTTTCCGCCACCATTGCCAAAGACTTCGACTCCACGGAATTTGGCGACACTCGCACGCGGATGGCACAGGTCTTGAAGTCTGACGAGGAGGAGTGCTTTTGGAAGTAGAGAAACACGAATCCGATGAAGAAGAAGGCGATGAAGAGGATAAGGAAGACTGGGAAACACTTAAAGTGAACAACGGACGAATGGCAACTTCCAGAAGACTTCTTAAAGACACTTGCGGCGAGGAAGCGTTTGTGGCATGATTAGCGTGAGGGAGATGAGGCATGGACGTGGACATTGGATTGTTCTCGTTTAAGAGCAGTAATCTACGGTAAGAGAAAtccaatttttttaactatgagaattgttagaaggcttgattaaaagaattaaaattttgatttgcatttattttttctatatatgtatgtaaatgcaTAACAATATCTTTATCAAAGTTTTTCCTTCTCCGACTGGTGCCTAGATCCCCTGGTTTGTATGTATTTGGTTAAACATAAGTGATTTATTTAGGTTGGTTAGACTGTATTTGTTTCAATAGGAAGTTAGCAGTAAACTTTTGGACGGAAGGTTGTTCGTTCTGTGCTATTTTGTACATAGGTTGGATCACCCTAAAGTAGTtctaatttctttattttttattgttaattaaaaaactaaCTACTTTGaatgattaatataaaatatatttttaatacattaaattCAAGTTTTCATATTCTCCTTCCCCTTCTTTCAATGTCACTTATTCCACCTCTACACACAACTTATAGCAGCACACGGGGCACGTCACCTACTTCTCCAATCACTTGTCAGCCTGCAATACAAAATAGTCTTCATCGCACTCCCCTTGCCTCGCTATCTCTACAATCACTGCTAGAGACTTCGACGCTACGGAATCCAACTTCGACGCTACGGAATCCAACGACACTCGTTTGCAGATGGCACAAGACTCAAGATTCGACGAGGATGAGTGTTTTTAGAAGTAGAGAAACACGTatctgatgaagaagaagatgaagactAGGAAACACTCGAAGTGAAAATCGGACAAATGGACACTTTCAGAAGACTTCTTAAGACACTTACAACGAGAAGACTTCTTAAGACACTTACAACGAGAAAGTGTTTGTGGCATGATTAGGGAAGGCGTGACGTGGACATTGGAACGTACTTAAACGTCCTCGTTTAAGAGGAATAATCTATGGTAAgagaaattcattttttttatttttaagtatgaAGGTTGATagaaaacttaattaaaaataattaatttttatttgtatgtATTATTTCTATATATGtaaatgtataaaaatatattataaaaatttatcctTCTCTTAGACATAAAGTGTTTTATTTAGGTATTTGTTATAATAAAAAGTTAAGCGGTAAACTTCTCAAAGTAGGTTcgtttattaattaaaaaaaaagctaAAGTTCCCACCCTTGTCCTCATAAACAACATGGGACAAAACATATGTACTTACAATTTCTTTCGTTGTCTTTCTTAAATATCAAGTTATTTAAAAGGTGTTACAATACAATAATATCCTCCACGGAGTTAAACTTGTGAAATATGAAATTGGAAAGCTACTAATTTCGTTACAGATAAACAAGTTCACAAATAACAGTCAGTGATCTACATTTCTTACCCTACGAGAAGCAAGCAACCATTCCATTTTTTGTTGCATCTCTAGTTAACAACACAATACTGCATACCTAGTCACTTAAgctgataaaaaaagaaaaacctaaTTTAGTCATCTTATAACTAAATCAactacatatttatatattaaacatagAAACATTTTCTAGACTAGAGAATTTGATGATCATTCATCAGGCATCATAGGAGGTGAAGTTATTCACAGCTTTGACACCTTCAGCAATGGCATGCTTCCCAAGCTCTCCTGGCAAAACCAGCTTCACTGCTCCTTGAATCTCCCTTGAAGACAATGTCATGTGTCCAGTGTAGTCCTTCAGCTTAGAAGCCTCACCAGCCAGCCTCTCAAACATGTCATTCATCAAGTTGTTCAGAATAGTCATGCATTTGGAAGAGATTCCCATTTCAGGGTGCACCTGCTTCAACACCCTATACACATACCTCTGATACCCTTCTGCACTTCTCCTCCCCTTCTTTTTCCCCAACTTTTTCTCTTTACCATTAGACCCTTTTGGGAACCTGCCCTTCTTCTCCTCCTTAACTTCCTCATTCTCtcccttcttctttttctcttcattttgaaCTCCATCATCTTGAACACTGTTCTCTTGCTCACCCTTGTTTTCATTAGTCATGGCAGAGGTAGAGGAATCCTTTTGGGCTTGAGGATTCCCTTCTTGAATGGGAATGACCATCACATGCTTTTCTTCACCTACTGCTTCTTCTGTTTGAATATTGTCTTTGTTTCCCCGGGTTTGTCTTTTCCTGCTGCTGCTGCTTACAACAGATACTTGCACACTTGATTCCACAACTTTCTTGGTGGATCTCACCACCAACTTCTGAGCACGTTTTGGAGCCATTAACTATTTCTTCCTTTACTCCTGAACCTTTTTTAGAATCGAGAAGAGTAAGTTACTTATGGATGAGTATACTAATAGAAGAATTAGCCAAACCTGAAGGGGGGTTCAAGAGCTTGACGTGTGTACACCAAGTGTCATATGCGTAGGAACCAAGTAAATACGTGGGTTTAAAAGTGAATGGCTAGTTCAGAAGAGTTCAGAGGATGTGTCCCACTCTGATTTTCTGTCCCTTCAAATTTATAGTACTATAAtatcaacaaaaatatataaagtaacACACATGAACAGTGTAATAATTATCTATCAAGCTTTTAAACCAGAAGGCTTTcttgaataataatatatttatcaatATCTGCAATTTGTGTTTCATACCCTAGACTATAAATTAGTTATACACTAACATCTAAAAAGAATTAGAGCATCACCACAAATACCCAAATGAGAACTCAAACATGTCAATGAcaaaaagttatataatttattttttatatatatattattggcAACGCAAATGGCAAAAGTAAATAGGGTgtttaaaactataaaaatgtTCAAAATCAAATGGAGTCAGATTGAGATGGTTTGAAACTGAGTACCCGTTATCACCAACTCCTCATTCTTTCTTGAAAAGTTATGTTGATAACTTTatgttaataatataataaaatatattaataacttaatttaaaaatataaaaaattaggttagattttttcatatgcattttgcttttttattatttcagtCGTTGGGTAGATCAAGCTGATCCTCTGTTTTGTGCCCAATTTCCACATCAAACTTATCGGCAAATTTTCTCACCACCCTACTTTCTccttcatatttttctttaatttcaatCATATCATTATGAGTATTATTGTTGGGATTTTCTGTTATTTTT
Encoded here:
- the LOC137833477 gene encoding RING-H2 finger protein ATL57-like is translated as MSTSMPHLPHASHATNASSPQVSLRSPLEVSIRPMFISSVAYIFLILFVAFFFIGFVFLYFQKHSSSWKSESRAIHKCVSSNFVASKSLMVVAETALQGECVICLEEVGEGEAVKTIVYCRHVFLANCIDR
- the LOC137822607 gene encoding histone H2B.4-like, whose amino-acid sequence is MAPKRAQKLVVRSTKKVVESSVQVSVVSSSSRKRQTRGNKDNIQTEEAVGEEKHVMVIPIQEGNPQAQKDSSTSAMTNENKGEQENSVQDDGVQNEEKKKKGENEEVKEEKKGRFPKGSNGKEKKLGKKKGRRSAEGYQRYVYRVLKQVHPEMGISSKCMTILNNLMNDMFERLAGEASKLKDYTGHMTLSSREIQGAVKLVLPGELGKHAIAEGVKAVNNFTSYDA